The region CCGGCTCTTCCTGATAATACATCGACAATCAATGTCTCTTCTCTTGGAATTCCAGCAACTTGGGAAAGTCCTGTTATAAAGAGTAATAAAGCCAATACAATTATACATGCACTTTTTTTCATTTTTTCACACCTCCTGCTTTGTTTTCTTACTTCTTTCCTTACTTTTAAAAAACATACAACTTTAATACTCAACTTCTAATACTTTTTCACCTTTCACATTTAAAACTACTGATAAGACTTCTTTTCCTGTTAGAATTTTGCTTCTTTCATCTGGTTGTTGACCACCTACATATATCTTGAATTCTCCTGGTTCTAATACACACCTCCCCTCTTCATTTATTAGCGATAACTGCCTAGGAGTTATTGTAAATTCTATACTTTTACTTTCTTGTGGTTCAAGATATATCCGTTTAAATCCTTTGAGTTCATATTTGGGTACTTTTACACTACTTTTTATATCTTTTATGTAAAGTTGTACTACTTCTTCTCCTGCTATGTTGCTTATATTTTTTACAGTTATTTTTACTTCAACTTCTTTTAATTCTTCTATATCTACAACTTGTGGATCTAATTTTAAGCCACTGTATTCAAAGTTTGAATAGCTTAATCCGTAACCAAATGGATAGAGTGGTTCTTCTTGCATGTATCTGTACGTTCTTCCTTTCATTGAGTAATCGGTAAATGGGGGTAATTGATCTACTGATTTTACAAAGGTTATCGGTAATCTTCCAGCTGGATTGTATTTTCCAAAGATTACATCAGCTAACGCTGTGCCTCCTTCTTCTCCTGGATACCAGCATTCTACTATTGCTGGTATGTTTTCTTGTGCCCAGTTTATTGTTATAGGGCTTCCGTTGAATAACGCTAAGATAATTGGTTTTCCTGTTTTGTGTATCTCTTTTAGTAATTGTTCTTGCATTCCTGGTAAGTCAAGGTTTGGTCTGTCTCCTTTGTAATCAGTGTTTAAATATGCTGCTCCTTCTTCTCCTTCTATCCTTGGAGATATTCCCAAACACATTATTACTACATCTGATCTTTCTGCATATGATACGGCTTCTGAAAATCCGTGAGTTGCTGGAGTTCCCCAGTAATTGTCTCTTGTTGATACAAGGTCACATCCTTGTGAATAGTATACTTTTACATCTTCTCCTACAGCATTTCTTATTCCTTCTAAAGCAGTTACGTATTTTGAAGGAGTACCATTGTAATTTCCTAACAACACGTCTATATTGTCTGCATTTGGTCCTATAACAGCTATTGTTTTTATCTTGTCTTTGTCCAAAGGAAGAAGGTTATCTTCATTTTTTAATAACACTATCGTTTTATGTGCCATTTCTAAGGCTAATTCTCTATGTTCTTCACAATCATTCTTTTCAAAAGGAATTGATGCGTATTTCACTTCTTCATCCGGGTCAAACATGCCTAGCTTAAATCTTGTTTTGAGTAGCCTTCTTACCGCTGTATTTATTTCTTCTTCTGTTATTAATCCTTTTTCTACAGCTTTTTTTAAACTTTCATACGTTCTTCCACAGTTTAGATCACATCCTCGTTTTACTGCGATTGCTGCTGCTTCTTCTGCTGTTTCAACAAATTTATGATACTCATATATGTCTTGTATTGCACCACAATCTGATACTACATGTCCTTCAAACTTCCATTCTTTTCTTAATATATCTTCTAAAAGCATTTTACTGGCACATGCCGGTTCACCATTAACACTGTTGTATGCACCCATTACTGCTTCTACTTTGCCTTCTTTTACCGCATCTTTGAATGCAGGTAGATAGGTTTCCCTTAAATCTTTCAGGCTTACTTTTGCGT is a window of Defluviitoga tunisiensis DNA encoding:
- a CDS encoding glycoside hydrolase family 3 C-terminal domain-containing protein; the protein is MYKDYNKPIDERVEDLLNKMTLEEKISQMIYSSKAIERLDVPAYNWWNEALHGIGRAGIATVFPQAIGIGASFDQEMVFQVASVISDEARAKYHEFIRKNDRTIFKGLTFWSPNINIFRDPRWGRGQETYGEDPHLTGRLGAAFIKGMQGDDPKYLKTAACAKHYAVHSGPEMLRHQFNAKVSLKDLRETYLPAFKDAVKEGKVEAVMGAYNSVNGEPACASKMLLEDILRKEWKFEGHVVSDCGAIQDIYEYHKFVETAEEAAAIAVKRGCDLNCGRTYESLKKAVEKGLITEEEINTAVRRLLKTRFKLGMFDPDEEVKYASIPFEKNDCEEHRELALEMAHKTIVLLKNEDNLLPLDKDKIKTIAVIGPNADNIDVLLGNYNGTPSKYVTALEGIRNAVGEDVKVYYSQGCDLVSTRDNYWGTPATHGFSEAVSYAERSDVVIMCLGISPRIEGEEGAAYLNTDYKGDRPNLDLPGMQEQLLKEIHKTGKPIILALFNGSPITINWAQENIPAIVECWYPGEEGGTALADVIFGKYNPAGRLPITFVKSVDQLPPFTDYSMKGRTYRYMQEEPLYPFGYGLSYSNFEYSGLKLDPQVVDIEELKEVEVKITVKNISNIAGEEVVQLYIKDIKSSVKVPKYELKGFKRIYLEPQESKSIEFTITPRQLSLINEEGRCVLEPGEFKIYVGGQQPDERSKILTGKEVLSVVLNVKGEKVLEVEY